In the genome of Oncorhynchus masou masou isolate Uvic2021 unplaced genomic scaffold, UVic_Omas_1.1 unplaced_scaffold_1386, whole genome shotgun sequence, the window AACCAATCACAGTAAGTAGAGAATTTAAACCAATTTTCTGTGTACATGAGATAGCGTAAACTTTGTCTAGGCCATTGACCCGGTGTGAGATGCTGTTGAGAAATGCAGTTCAGATGGCTTTTCAAGGGTAGATGAGGTGATTGTGAGAGGGGGGCTGGGTTTAGACGACAGCTCATTCCACTAATGCATGGGCTCCTGTGGGAgccactggctggctggctggctggggctCCAACTCATAATCTAGATAGTATCACTAATGCCTTCCTCCTCAATGTCTGGTACTGCGTCTCCAAGCCCAGCTCTTCTCTTCAGTTAGAGGGGAGCACTGAGACTAGATGGCTCACTCTGATAGCAGGGAACTAGGGACTTTGGTAGGACTGTCTCATCGCAGAAGGGAAGAGAATGCTTTGGGACAGGGAGAGTGAGATGGGCAGCTTCTTCACTCCCAGTAGAATAGTGAGCAACTGAGATGGATGGAGCTTACATGCGATAAGTCATGTGTAGGGATAAACAAAGATGTTTGTTTTGATCCGAATTAAATGCTTGTCCTATTCTGCTTTTGAGAGGAATGTGAATGTTTTTAAAGCCAAGTTTCTGTGGTTGTGGATGTAATGTGTTTTACCGCAGGGACCATGGTTATGATGAAGCTCTCTGCCCTCCTCATTGCCTATTTCCTGGTCATTTGTCAGATGTACAGCTCGCATGCAGCTCCAGGCAGGTGAGGATCAAAGCACGTTATATACACTGTAATGTCCAGTCAGTCACTGAAATGTATGTATAGACTACAGGGATGTTAATTTTCAGCAATACCAAAAGGAAACGCCATAGATCCATTGGGATACTTCCATCTTTCTAATAGTAATTGTTGTTATTTCATATGTCTTGGCAGCCACATATATCTTATGCATGCTAATTTAAATTATTTTGTTTTCAGATAACATGATGTGATTACAGAAATCCATACATTACGTTACATTAAATGCCCTCTTTTCAGTGAAATGATCCAATTGGATTACGATATCGTAATCTAATCAATCCGGTGACTCATAAAGCCATTCTATGTATAACTTCCTAACCACTTCTATCCATTTGGAAACAATCCAACTTAATGCCACAGCAATAGGCTAAGATGATTGCTATTGTATGTAGAATATTTCCAAGTGGTTGTAGAATGCATGGGTGTTCAATATTCCGGATAGAGAGACCCTGGTCACCGTTCTTACTACAACATTGATTTTGTCATAAAGTTCTAAGTTGGCTACCTGTCAGCTTTCTAAAAGGAACACTTTTAGAATATTGTTTTGAGTTTGGCTCGTATCCCTTAAAGCATGAGGAAATGGCTTTTAGCTGAAGCAAACTCACATAACCTACGTGCTGGTGCAGTTCCAGTCTGATCAACCTAATCGTCAATGTGTTTTCAGAACTGGTTTAGAGTCTATAACAGACCAAGTCACGCTAACTGACTATGAAGCCCGAAGGCTACTCAACGCCATCGTCAAGGAGTTTGTTAAAATGACATCAGAGGAACTGGAGCAACAAGCCAATGAAGGAAATAGGTAGGTACAGATCTTCTCATCTCCACAACTTGTTTTTAACAACATTCATTTTCATTTTACCTAGGTTTACTTGGTGTATACTATATGGATCACACATGTTCCTATTATTCAGGGAAACATATAACCCCAAATGTCTAATTAATATGTGGCCAGTCCTTTGCTGCCTCCTATAGCAGTCAGAGCTATGGGTATTTATTAAAGACAGAGGTATGGACATCGCCCAACCATCAACAGGGAGATCTAGAGTTAAAGCATATATTCTCTGTGATTATCTATGCATGGGTTTTGGAACACTTCATTTTAATGCATTCATTATTTAAGCATTGTTTATGAGAAAGCCTGTTGCGGAATGCTAAATGATAAATAACCCTAAAGAATGGAAGAAAGCATGGGAATTAGTGCAAGAGGAATGGGACGCATGACAGCAGTTTGTTATAATTTAACTACGATGCTATAAACAGGATTGCCGCATGAGCCTAAGTAACTGAGGTCATTATAGCTATAGACTATTTAATTGCCTGTGTTGGACTTGATAGCATGACTTTAAACCATAATTTTTTTAATATAAATGCAAGTATAAATTGACTTTGAAATGCATGATATTGGAATACAGTGTTATTACTGTAGCATGTGGATAACAGCAAGATGCATCTGCATGCCATGGTTACTATGAGCCTGTTTCTgcatgtttgtctctctctctaacagcctGGATAGACCCATGTCCAAGCGTTGCTCCAACCTCAGCACCTGTGTGCTGGGCAAACTGTCCCAAGAGCTGCATAAATTGCAGACGTACCCCCGCACCAACACGGGAAGTGGCACGCCTGGCAAGAAACGCAGCTTGCCTGAGAGCAACCGCTATGCAAGCTATGGAGACTCATATGATGGAATCTGAgcggtcctcccctccctcagccctaGTTAACCTGACCCCTCTGTTCCAGCCTAGCCTGATGATTGCTGATGCATGTGAATCTTGCTTGACCGACTGCAGAGAAACCTTGATGTCCCGCAATGTTCCTGCTCCCTTTTTCTTTTGTTAAAATCCCCTTTTTTGACAGAGAATAAAATATATAAGTACAAAGCAGAGTCCAATCCTTTAAATTTAGAAAGTGAATAAGGATTTAGTAACACTTCCCTATCTTAAGGTGTATGATATCCCTTTACTATACAGATCATTCACAATATATACAAAGTCTTAATCAAAACCAAAAATCTTAATCAATGCTTCTTTCAACCGTGACGAGGGTTCTTGTttaataaacttttttttttataccAGAAATATTTTCCATCTTAATTATTCAAGTGAAACAAAGCCTTTTAACATCTTTAATAGTTCACAACAGTTTAAACAATATTGGTGAAGCCCCAGTGTATATGCAATGTAAACGTAAATTCACTGTGCATTTGAGGTAAGTTGAATAACTAATTTGAGCTGAATCTCATCGTTTAGATCTCTGAATGTCTTTATTTTCAAtttgattatatattttatacattttctCCAGAAAGCAGTAATGTATTACCTTTGTTCTTTTTATTGTAATTCATAGATTTGTATCTTTGTAATAAATCCTGAATTTAGGAGAGGTTTGTATGACCAGTCCTTTCTCTTCCTAAAAGCAGCGTTACAGCACAGAAGCGTGCGTGCAATACTGCCACATGTGTCACCCACCGCCTGGCTGACTTCCTGAACagatcaggaggaatgggcaacaGTAACTTCGTCCCCACCAACGTGGGCGCCAAGGCGTTCGGACGAAGAAGGAGAGACAGCCCCAAGACAGCACCTATGTGAATGTGTCAACAGGCCTCAGGGATTTGGTATAACAACATTCtacactcctctctcttcctgctgcTGTGCCTCTAACTGtcaacctctgtctgtctctactgtatctctaatGCTCTTTCCCCAGCCTCTGTCTTTCCACATCTATTCTACTTCAGTAATCTTCAGACAGTCTCTTTGTAACTTTGCCGGCCTTCAAATTTGGTCTATGTCTTATGGATGAATACAAGTTGGGAGTTAGAGTTCAGTAGAAAGGAGGATAACCATTTTCTCTCCCTGCAGAGTATGAGCCCTTAAGTGAGACAACAATACATCCTGTCCTGAACCAACTACAGACATCTAGAAATGACAACTCTtcactgtttaaaaaaaacagcctTCAAACACA includes:
- the LOC135530582 gene encoding calcitonin gene-related peptide-like isoform X3, which translates into the protein MVMMKLSALLIAYFLVICQMYSSHAAPGRTGLESITDQVTLTDYEARRLLNAIVKEFVKMTSEELEQQANEGNSSVTAQKRACNTATCVTHRLADFLNRSGGMGNSNFVPTNVGAKAFGRRRRDSPKTAPM
- the LOC135530582 gene encoding calcitonin gene-related peptide-like isoform X4, with translation MVMMKLSALLIAYFLVICQMYSSHAAPGRTGLESITDQVTLTDYEARRLLNAIVKEFVKMTSEELEQQANEGNSVTAQKRACNTATCVTHRLADFLNRSGGMGNSNFVPTNVGAKAFGRRRRDSPKTAPM
- the LOC135530582 gene encoding calcitonin-1-like isoform X2, yielding MVMMKLSALLIAYFLVICQMYSSHAAPGRTGLESITDQVTLTDYEARRLLNAIVKEFVKMTSEELEQQANEGNSLDRPMSKRCSNLSTCVLGKLSQELHKLQTYPRTNTGSGTPGKKRSLPESNRYASYGDSYDGI
- the LOC135530582 gene encoding calcitonin-1-like isoform X1, which gives rise to MCFTAGTMVMMKLSALLIAYFLVICQMYSSHAAPGRTGLESITDQVTLTDYEARRLLNAIVKEFVKMTSEELEQQANEGNSLDRPMSKRCSNLSTCVLGKLSQELHKLQTYPRTNTGSGTPGKKRSLPESNRYASYGDSYDGI